One Argentina anserina chromosome 6, drPotAnse1.1, whole genome shotgun sequence genomic window, TATATGCAGTGTAACGGTGGGGCAAAAGATATTTTTAGTATGCCCGTGTCCGGCTCTCCTCATTGTCTATGTTGTATACTTGTGAGTTTGGGATGTAGCCTCTTAGTTGCTGGATAAAAGCTTATTTCCAGTTTGTGATTGACTTCTTGTAATTGATAGCTATCTTGTACCTAAGTTTGTTTTAAGGGGTATTTCATTATACACTCAATTTTCTAACTCCATTTTAAACTAAACCCACTTATATTTTACGCTAAActattaggttttattttaagaaaaattgCATAAATTGCCACAATTTAAATTTGTAAACATGTATAAGTCAACTTTCAAAAATAATGTCATCATTAAATACCTTAATTGTAGATCTTTTTATTTGTCCCTTTTTAATTgtaatttcattaaatttgtATGGAGTTTTCCTAATTGAaatgttttaatatattttgttttcggTAATCTAAACTTTCTAATTTAAaggtaattaaatgttttgtcttaTTTGCCTAACTAAAAGCTTCATTTAATTTCTATTTTACTTACCTATATATTAGGATTATTCTATCGTCAACTTATTTatgaggtatatatatatatatatatatatatatatatattctatcaTTGCGAGTTAACAATGACTATTCAATAGGTATATGGTCATTAGACTATTTTTCTTTGTATGATATATACCTGAATAATACATTTTTTGTTGAAGATTTATTTGTTCTCTTTGTTAGATTACTTACTATATTATACCTATAAATTGAGAGAATACCATCTTACATATAGGTTAAATTTGATCCTCACTTACATAGTTACATATTAGCTATTTTGTAGGTAAAGTATGAATTTCAGAGCTTATTTTCCTATTATGCAATTGATATGAATCATATGAGAATAGACCTaacaagagaagaaaaaaatcaaagcacAAAAAACATACCTTATAAGTAGACATTTTTGACATACGTAGAAGCTAAGTGAAAGCATAATCACAAAAAGCTTTGTGCCAATTCCTTGATCTAATCACTaatccttttattttttttcaaaactctTGTTCTTTATAGACACAAGAAATAAGTATTGTATGCATGTTTGCCTCCTACTATTTCTTACAAGAAAGACGAACATTCAGTTATGGTAAAATCAAGATAAATTGATATTTGAGCTTCatattttaaattcaaatcaatgataagaaaaaaaagtgaatTTCAATTACAATCAGTAACTACAATCAAGGTAATTTTTTGTCTGATGTTAAAAGGGTAAAATAGTCAATTAAAAGTTCATATTAGGTGTagattaaataaaattataagtgTGGGTTTAGTTTAAAAGGAGGACTCCAATATTGAGCTTATATCTAATTCTCTCTTGTTTTAATAAATTTGGTTTTCGTGTCttctcaaaaaaaagaaagtgagctgcatatatataaatatatgcaatGGAACACAGAGGGAAGAAATTCCATTAATCAATTTAACAAATCATTTTTCCGCCAGGCAATAAAGTCACAAAAATAACAGGAGGAGTCTGTAGCAAACAATTAATGAGGTACTTATAGTAAGAGGACATAATAGATTTCTGTCTTGGGAGAATGTTtccaaaaaaataattgattatTGACCCCTCCTAGTTTTCCAAATTGGATTTTTGAATCATGACAAACTTGGTGCCAATTGCCAAACCCAGGCCCTACTCACAAAAACAGAAGGGGCCAGTTGATGATATTGAGTGTGCTTAAAGCTCTGGCATGTTCATGTTGCATAGTCAATAGGGATTTGGAGCTTGTTTAGTAGAAACATTGATGGCTCATGATCAAATAAGAGTAGCTTAGTCATTTCTCTGAAGTGCAGAGCAAGCCTATTTTGAAACCGTTAATTAAAACAGTACCAGTGTGTTCCATATCTACTGGTTTGGAGATTGAGTGGTTTGTTTCTTTATACAAAAGCTTTCAAAATTAGGGATGACATATAATGGCAACCTGGCCACACTGCTTGAATTGTAGGATGGTGCTGCCTTAGCTGGCTATATCTTACTCCAAATTGATTACTTTCCCCATTATAAAACTAGTAACATGCTTCATTAATATTCAGTGATTCACGTTACGTTCTTCTTTTGGTTAGAAATACAATAATTTTTACACGACCCAAAGTATGTTGGGTAGATCTGGAGGGTTACTTTATGAAAGAAATCATGCTGCTGCTAACTTTCTTAggatatatatttgaaaatcAGATTGATTGAGTATAAGATAATCTTCGAAAAATCCGTCGTAGACGTACTCACGATGAACCGTGGACCCTTAAAACGCATCAAGGGTAAATTGAAAATCACGTATGTGATTGgtttttcaaattattaaGCACTCATGACATTGttgtgtatgtgattttatACTATCTGATGCCTTCAATGTGAGCAAACAACACAGTGAAAATCAACCTTAAAGAGCTACATTTTCTTTGACAGTAGCATATAATATGTTCATCATCATTTGGAGCAACGTTTCATTATTCTAATGAATAATTTGTGAGATACTCAAGAATCAGGCAGATAGAtcagaaagaaaaattaattGAGAAATAAGCATAATGAAACATTCATTTGCAGCAACTGCATTGTTTAATATTCACCACTATGTTCCAATTCATCAGCACCTATTTCTAAACCACATACACACACTCTTTTAGTCCTTATGCCATTGTTAAGTCAGAAACAGAAAAACTATATACAATGGCAGATAATATGAACAAAAATGAACAATAAGGGTAGagtaaaaaaacaattagGGTAGAGAAAGacaattcaaataaaaatcaCGTGACAGTACCAGCCATAAGTAGCTGCTGCATCAAACTATACATACATCTCAGTTTTCTGATGTGATCCCTTAATttcaaatttcgaattttgaaTCCCACTCctatatattaataatttgCATCTAAAGCTGGATATAAATAAATGCACTGAAACACTGGATGGTCCTCACTTCACAGTAGCTTTGTCCTCCTCCATGTAATTTTTTGATAAACTAGCCAGATAAAATAACCTGAATAGTGAAAACACTAATCAGCTGGAACGTCAAACTATAGAACTTTTGCTAATATTAAGTTTAAATCTTTGCATTGCCAAAGAGTTCGAGCCAAATTTGGGGAGACGTCCCATTTTATGAGTGAGGACCAAGAATGGGGTATAGTTTAGGTGGAACTTTTTATAAAGTAGTCAATTGCGTGATGCCAGGAAAACTAAGTAAATGATTGTGTAGAAAGTAGAAACTAACATAGGCTCTTCTTATTAATGATTATGTATAGTTGAAAATATTTCAGTAAAAAGAAACTAGATCACAGAtaataattttcaaaaaaagaagTTCGTCACTGTTACCAGCGTGACTATTAAGTACAGACAGGCAGTGTTTTTGCTGTCCATGAGTATTCATTCACCACCTGGTGGGTTAGGAAATTGTCCAAAGCTCTGTTCTTGGTTTTCTAAACATCGACAGAAGCAGCTTTACCTTTGCACTAGTATACATTGTCCACccagaaaaaggaaaattttcCAATTTCTCCAAACTTCTATGCAGCATTGTGTGAGTTTTATATGATCTGAAAAAGGGTACTCAAGTTTAAGATCAAGAGTTTGCTGCAGTGCAAGACCAAGAAGAATGACAATGATTGGTGCTGGCAAGGATGATGGGAATTTGAGGTGGGTTCTTTCTCTCTTACTCACTCACTTACAGTGACTCACTCACTGTCTCACATACACAAATCATTGAAGATTGTGCATAATGCCATAGTGTTTTGATTCAGTGATAGGAAAATGGAGGGAGATGAAGGTATGAGGACCTTGGAGTGCCTAAGAGGAAGACTACTGGCAGAGAGGCAAGCTTCAAGAGTAGCAAAGGAGGATGCAGAATTAATGGGCAAGAAGGTAATTGTTTTTCAAGCTATCCCTCTCAATCCTACTTGCTAAGTTGAATCTAGAGTTTGTATAACTGATTCTTAGTTAAATGCTTTAAAATAATGTTGGGTTGTGATGACAGTTGATAGAGCTACAAAACAAGCTGAAAGAAGAGATACAATTGAAGAACAAAGCTGAAAAGAAGCTGAAATTCTTGAAAAGAAAGCTTGAATCTTTGAAACATTCTATTTCAGTTGAATCAGACCAGTCATGTTCCTCAGAACAGAGTGTAACATCTAGAAGGCAATCCACAAGTACTTCATGCTC contains:
- the LOC126799928 gene encoding uncharacterized protein LOC126799928, with the protein product MTMIGAGKDDGNLSDRKMEGDEGMRTLECLRGRLLAERQASRVAKEDAELMGKKLIELQNKLKEEIQLKNKAEKKLKFLKRKLESLKHSISVESDQSCSSEQSVTSRRQSTSTSCSNNPEDNEPKSTVKDSEFLGKSSQNQVAKSTPSEKSHESDPFTDDHSTAQCSSPDSSSTSSLEFPSPEYTIHKSEDSKGDEHIRYVIPVRAPLHQLLANS